The genomic window TTCGTCGACCTGGCGTCCGATAGCGCAAAACTGCGGGTAGCTGGAATCACCGAGGCCGAGCACGGCGTAGTGCAGCTCGTCCAGTTTCGGCGCACGCGAGCTGCTCAGGAATTCAACGAAGGCGCGCGCGTCGTCCGGCGGCTCGGCATCGCCTTGGGTGCTGATGACGACATAGAGCAAGCGCTCCTGCTTGAGTTCGCGTGTGACGTAAGCGTCCGCGCGGACAATGCGTACGGCCAGGCCTGCGGCGGTCGCGCGACGACCAAGATCCTCCGCAATACGTTTGGCATTTCCGGTCTGGCTACCGTAGAGCACAGTGAGCCGGGTCTGCGTATCCGTTGCGGCGGCCGGTTCGATAGCCGCGCTTTTGCCGCCACCCTGGCGCTGCACGGCCACGCCGGCGAAGTAGCCGGACAGCCAGTGCAGGGCGGGGGTGTCGAGTCCTTCGGCCAGCCGGGTGACGAGGGCTTGCTTATCCTCCGGCAGTGGCGATAGTGTGGCGGCCGTCATCGTTCTTCATCCTTGGACGTATAGACGTCCATCTGATTCGAAGATGTTAGAACTTCGTTTTTTAACGAAGAAATGATGGGGCGGCATATCCGCATGCCATTCCCTCCTTTCCGCTTCGCCGATGCCGCAGGGCAGCATGGATCCTGGAGCGCACCCCTCAGGCGTTCCGTGGGGAATTCTTCTTTCTATCAAAGGGCGCCGTGCCAGCACGGCGTCGGAGGCATCCATGCAGCGAAGATCGACATTCACTTATCCGGTATTCGCATGGGCCGTGGCGGCGGTCTTGTCCATGCTCGTGCCGACCACCGCCAGGGCTGACGATTACGACTGGCTCAACAACTGGCCGACCCATGTGCAGTTCAATGACGGGACGGACTTGGGCCTGGTGCTGCGCTATCAATACGATGTGAACGACTTTTCACACGACGACGGAAAATTCACGGACTCGCACACCAATCGCCGCAAATACCTGGGTTTCTACGTGAAGAAGCCTGGCGTGTACGACGCGACCGTCTATTACGACTTTCAATCGAAGCAATGGCAGGACGCCTTCTTCCGCCTGCAGTCGCAGGCCCTATTTGGCCAGGATTTTGGTGCTATCCGCTTCGGGCAAAGCAAGACGCCGGTGAGCTTCGAGGGAGTGACCACCTCGACCCAGACGACATTCATTGAGCTGGCACTGCCATCGCAGGCGATTTATGAAAATCGCCGTATCGGCATCGACTGGGCCATTCTGCGTACGCATTGGCTGGCCAGCCTGGGGTATTACGGCGAGAACATGGAGGGCAAAAATCCGGGGCATACCGTTGCTGCCCGTGCCGCCTGGGTGCCGATTCATGCGCCGGGCCATGTTCTGCACCTGGGGCTTGCCGCCTCACAAGAGCGCCCCCATGGGCTTGTCGACGCGCTAGGTGTGCAGCAGCCGGCAACGACCAGCTTCAAGACGCCGCCCGAAGCGGGTCTCACCACGGTGACGCTGATCAGCTCAGGCACGCTTACCGGCGTTGACCACATCAATCGTCAGGGTCTGGAGGGACTGTGGATCGATGGTCCGTGGTCTATCCAGAGCGAATACCTGCAAACGCAGACGACGTTCAACAATGGCAAGCCCAATTACGACATCAACGGCTTTTACACCTATGGCACCTGGGTGGTGACCGGTG from Dyella caseinilytica includes these protein-coding regions:
- a CDS encoding OprO/OprP family phosphate-selective porin; this encodes MQRRSTFTYPVFAWAVAAVLSMLVPTTARADDYDWLNNWPTHVQFNDGTDLGLVLRYQYDVNDFSHDDGKFTDSHTNRRKYLGFYVKKPGVYDATVYYDFQSKQWQDAFFRLQSQALFGQDFGAIRFGQSKTPVSFEGVTTSTQTTFIELALPSQAIYENRRIGIDWAILRTHWLASLGYYGENMEGKNPGHTVAARAAWVPIHAPGHVLHLGLAASQERPHGLVDALGVQQPATTSFKTPPEAGLTTVTLISSGTLTGVDHINRQGLEGLWIDGPWSIQSEYLQTQTTFNNGKPNYDINGFYTYGTWVVTGESRQYHDGNVSNVIPSHPWGAVEFALRYSELDLNDGRVFGGKEHDWTAGANWYLGTHLRLQANYIWAFSDRRGLVINPHVFELRAEVFI